A region from the Phaenicophaeus curvirostris isolate KB17595 chromosome 3, BPBGC_Pcur_1.0, whole genome shotgun sequence genome encodes:
- the NDUFS6 gene encoding NADH dehydrogenase [ubiquinone] iron-sulfur protein 6, mitochondrial yields MAAPGATFRLLVPLGRSLPPRAARAYGVRASATGELVTHTGQVYDEKDYRRIRFVGRQKEVNKNFAIDLIAEQPVSEVESRVISCDGGGGALGHPKVYINLDKDTKTGTCGYCGLQFKQKHH; encoded by the exons atggcggcgcccggCGCGACCTTCCGGCTCCTGGTGCCCCTGGGGCGCTCGCTGCCGCCCCGGGCCGCGCGGGCTTACGGCGTTCGGGCCTCGGCCACCGGCGAGCTGGTCACGCACACGGGGCAG GTATATGACGAAAAAGATTACAGAAGAATCAGATTTGTGGGACGACAAAAGGAG GTGAACAAGAATTTTGCAATTGATTTGATAGCAGAGCAGCCTGTGAGTGAAGTTGAAAGCAGAGTGATATCATGCgatggtggtggtggagctTTAGGACATCCCAAAGTATACATAAACTTG GACAAAGATACGAAGACCGGAACATGTGGCTACTGTGGACTTCAGTTTAAGCAGAAACATCACTGA
- the MRPL36 gene encoding large ribosomal subunit protein bL36m, producing the protein MLSVLARASARPLCLLGRLPFSALAAWRAAAVLPVPVSRAPLLWGGVAVPPPSGLLSLPLVAGLKTKVSLKRRCKDCFIVRRRGRLYVYCKTNPRHKQRKL; encoded by the coding sequence ATGCTGTCCGTCCTGGCCAGAGCCTCTGCCAGGCCGCTTTGCTTGCTGGGCcgcttgcccttctctgccctggCTGCGTGGCGGGCGGCAGCAGTGCTGCCCGTGCCGGTGAGCCGTGCCCCGCTGCTGTGGGGTGGGGTGGCTGTCCCACCGCCCAGCGGGCTGCTGTCGCTGCCACTAGTGGCAGGGCTGAAGACAAAAGTCTCGCTGAAGAGGAGGTGTAAGGACTGCTTCATCGTCCGGCGGCGCGGTCGGCTGTACGTCTACTGCAAGACCAACCCCAGGCACAAGCAGCGGAAGCTGTAG